The Flaviramulus sp. BrNp1-15 genome has a window encoding:
- a CDS encoding aminotransferase class V-fold PLP-dependent enzyme, translating into MFNVEDIRKDFPILSRKVNGKPLVYFDNAATSQTPQQVIDVIVDYYSNYNANIHRGVHTLSQEATDLYEQARLKIQKHFNAKKPHEIIFTSGTTHGINLVANGFSSLLKKGDEIIVSALEHHSNIVPWQMLCERTGAILKVIPMNLEGELEMTKFNQLLSTNTKLVFVNHISNALGTINPIEYIIKEAHKVGAAVLIDGAQSCAHLKPDVQKLDVDFYVASAHKMCGPTGVGLLYGKEEWLKKLPPYQGGGEMIAEVTFEKTTYADLPHKFEAGTPNICGGIAFGAAIDYMNAIGFNTIDKYENELLDYATQKLLEIEGLKIYGTSKHKTSVISFNLEGIHPYDVGTILDKLGIAVRTGHHCAQPIMDYFKIPGTVRASFSFYNTKAEINTLVEGVKKAKMMLS; encoded by the coding sequence ATGTTTAATGTAGAAGACATACGAAAAGACTTTCCCATACTTTCTCGTAAAGTAAACGGTAAACCTTTGGTGTATTTTGATAATGCTGCAACCTCACAAACGCCGCAGCAAGTTATAGATGTTATTGTAGATTATTATTCAAACTACAATGCAAACATACATCGTGGTGTACATACATTAAGCCAAGAAGCAACCGATTTGTACGAGCAAGCCAGATTAAAAATTCAAAAACATTTCAATGCAAAAAAACCGCATGAAATCATTTTTACTTCTGGAACAACTCATGGTATTAATCTTGTAGCAAACGGATTCTCTTCATTGTTAAAAAAAGGCGACGAAATAATTGTATCGGCCTTAGAACATCACAGTAATATAGTGCCTTGGCAAATGCTTTGCGAACGCACAGGAGCAATTTTAAAGGTTATCCCAATGAACCTTGAAGGCGAATTGGAGATGACTAAATTTAACCAGCTTCTTTCTACAAATACTAAATTAGTATTTGTAAATCATATTTCAAACGCTCTAGGAACCATAAACCCTATTGAATATATTATTAAAGAAGCTCATAAAGTTGGTGCAGCAGTTTTAATAGATGGTGCACAATCATGTGCACACTTAAAGCCAGATGTCCAAAAATTAGATGTCGATTTCTACGTAGCTTCCGCTCATAAAATGTGTGGACCAACAGGAGTTGGTTTACTTTACGGTAAAGAAGAATGGCTTAAAAAATTACCGCCTTACCAAGGTGGAGGCGAAATGATAGCCGAAGTAACTTTTGAAAAAACGACCTACGCAGATTTACCACATAAATTTGAAGCAGGAACTCCAAACATTTGTGGAGGTATTGCTTTTGGAGCAGCGATAGATTATATGAATGCTATTGGTTTTAATACTATAGACAAGTATGAAAATGAGCTTTTAGATTACGCTACTCAAAAACTTCTAGAAATTGAAGGTTTAAAAATTTATGGAACTTCAAAGCACAAAACATCTGTTATTTCTTTTAATCTAGAAGGTATTCACCCTTACGATGTGGGCACTATTTTAGATAAACTAGGTATAGCAGTTCGCACAGGTCACCACTGCGCACAACCTATTATGGATTATTTTAAAATTCCTGGTACTGTTCGTGCTTCATTTTCTTTTTACAACACAAAAGCTGAAATTAACACTTTAGTTGAAGGCGTTAAAAAAGCAAAAATGATGCTTTCTTAA